Proteins found in one Herbiconiux sp. A18JL235 genomic segment:
- a CDS encoding PadR family transcriptional regulator, whose translation MQRLARITPATVDVLSVLLHEPGPVWGLLLVKATGRPAGSVYPILERLEGAGWATSVWDNESERAGPRRRLYELTGEGADAARAAIAHHEVVARRRAEKGAASGHGVRVARA comes from the coding sequence ATGCAGCGTCTGGCGAGAATCACCCCCGCGACCGTCGACGTGCTGTCCGTGCTGCTCCATGAACCGGGGCCGGTCTGGGGGCTGCTGCTGGTCAAGGCGACGGGCCGGCCTGCCGGGAGCGTCTACCCCATCCTCGAGCGGCTCGAAGGCGCCGGCTGGGCGACGTCGGTGTGGGACAACGAGAGCGAGCGGGCCGGCCCCCGGCGACGCCTCTACGAGTTGACGGGGGAGGGGGCAGACGCGGCGCGGGCCGCGATCGCCCACCACGAGGTCGTTGCGCGGCGGCGAGCGGAGAAGGGTGCGGCCAGCGGGCACGGCGTGCGGGTGGCCCGCGCGTGA
- a CDS encoding ATP-binding cassette domain-containing protein, translated as MTHPACPVADSRPIPPLDPVVVLDSLLTLRAARVDLGGRTMLHPSDVDVRRGEIVVIAGANGAGKSTLLEVVAGVRPMTAGSRVVTGSAAFVPQRAVVPDDLPVTVRDVVAVGAWGRAGLWRPLGRAARDSIDDGLRRLGIAPLVRRPYARLSGGQRQRALLAQAVVRGADLLLLDEPTTGLDDESAARILTVLREEAARGAGVLCVSHDPVVLAAGDRVLRLEGGHLETTAPATLDRPISI; from the coding sequence ATGACTCATCCCGCGTGCCCCGTGGCGGATTCTCGGCCGATTCCTCCGCTCGATCCCGTCGTCGTGCTCGACTCGCTGCTGACGCTGCGGGCTGCGCGGGTCGACCTGGGTGGGCGGACGATGCTCCATCCTTCCGACGTCGACGTGCGGCGCGGCGAGATCGTCGTGATCGCCGGCGCGAACGGGGCCGGCAAGTCGACGCTCCTCGAGGTCGTGGCGGGCGTGCGGCCGATGACTGCCGGCAGTCGAGTCGTCACCGGGTCGGCCGCGTTCGTTCCGCAGCGCGCCGTCGTCCCTGACGACCTGCCCGTCACGGTGCGCGACGTGGTGGCGGTCGGCGCATGGGGGAGGGCGGGGCTCTGGAGGCCGCTCGGCCGCGCTGCGCGAGACAGCATCGACGACGGCCTGCGGCGCCTGGGCATCGCCCCCCTGGTGCGGCGCCCGTACGCGCGCCTCTCCGGAGGGCAGCGTCAGCGGGCGCTCCTCGCGCAGGCCGTGGTGCGCGGTGCCGACCTGCTCCTCCTCGACGAACCGACCACGGGCCTCGACGACGAGAGCGCCGCCCGCATCCTCACCGTCCTGCGCGAGGAGGCCGCCCGCGGCGCGGGAGTGCTCTGTGTATCGCACGACCCCGTCGTCCTCGCCGCCGGCGACCGCGTGCTCCGCCTCGAGGGAGGCCATCTCGAGACGACTGCGCCGGCGACGCTTGACCGGCCTATCTCTATATAG
- a CDS encoding ATP-binding cassette domain-containing protein, with the protein MSTPSSTPALELRGIRKSFGSVAALEDVDFAAYRGEVHAIVGDNGAGKSTTIKIVTGIHKSDGGEILVDGEAMDAVHGASDALEKGIAVVYQDLALVECLDIATNMALGNLPKRFGVVLDRRRMDREAAKVLADLNVRVGDVKTPVGLLSGGQRQVVAIARAVRMDKPIMLLDEPTAALGVQETAHVGRMIDELRGAGKAVICISHDLDFVFTHADRITVLRLGTSVGTRRASETTRDEIIGMITGAIPRDTPSRRTLEEAS; encoded by the coding sequence ATGAGCACCCCTTCTTCCACTCCGGCGCTCGAGCTGCGGGGCATCCGCAAGTCGTTCGGTTCGGTCGCCGCCCTGGAAGACGTGGACTTCGCCGCCTACCGCGGCGAGGTCCACGCCATCGTGGGTGACAACGGCGCCGGCAAGTCGACCACCATCAAGATCGTCACGGGCATCCACAAGAGCGACGGCGGCGAGATCCTCGTCGACGGCGAGGCGATGGATGCGGTGCACGGCGCCAGCGATGCGCTCGAGAAGGGCATCGCGGTCGTCTACCAAGACCTCGCCCTGGTCGAGTGCCTCGACATCGCCACGAACATGGCGCTCGGCAACCTGCCGAAGCGCTTCGGGGTCGTGCTCGACCGCCGGCGCATGGACCGCGAGGCCGCCAAGGTGCTCGCCGACCTCAACGTGCGCGTCGGCGATGTGAAGACCCCGGTCGGCCTGCTCTCGGGCGGGCAGCGTCAGGTCGTCGCCATCGCCCGTGCCGTGCGCATGGACAAGCCGATCATGCTGCTCGACGAGCCCACCGCCGCCCTCGGCGTGCAGGAGACCGCCCACGTCGGGCGCATGATCGACGAGCTGCGCGGGGCGGGCAAGGCCGTCATCTGCATCAGCCACGACCTCGACTTCGTGTTCACCCACGCCGACCGCATCACCGTGCTGAGGCTCGGCACCAGCGTCGGCACCCGCCGCGCGAGCGAGACCACCCGCGACGAGATCATCGGCATGATCACGGGCGCCATCCCGCGCGACACCCCCTCGCGCCGCACCCTCGAGGAGGCATCATGA
- a CDS encoding ABC transporter — MPAAGPHGAASAGGGSSPAGAAPGTGDGHGAVSGAAEVAEPQLGLTTIDRSGTVTHLDLLDESLTTIGRIDEPHALTTDGRYLFAATRDGVEIVDSGVWTWDHIDHFHYYRAEPRLLGTVSGSGSGSATVATTNLSTSGGTGLFFPESGDAVLLDTAALSRGEVEERFRMRTPPHAGLVVPVGSYALVTEPSPASLPAAATSSASAARAVPASSVTAYTADGEPTGVTEACTDAAGTITTRVGAVIGCTDGALLATVTDDELVLERIPYPAGSTAPAATSFDNREGRPTVAGLAGSDGIWMLDTRRRSWSLLPVPTPLAAVTAVDDDEQHVLALATDGRMLVIDGADGSLLAQTDPLVADSLAAGETPRLVADQQRAYLSGPRELMLWEIDFADDARIARSFPTSTEPAFAAETGR; from the coding sequence GTGCCGGCAGCAGGCCCGCACGGAGCCGCCTCGGCCGGCGGCGGGTCGTCCCCCGCCGGCGCAGCACCCGGCACCGGCGACGGGCACGGCGCCGTCTCCGGAGCCGCCGAGGTCGCCGAACCGCAGCTCGGGCTCACCACCATCGACCGCTCGGGCACCGTCACCCACCTCGACCTGCTCGACGAGAGCCTCACCACGATCGGCCGCATCGACGAGCCGCACGCCCTCACCACCGACGGCCGCTACCTCTTCGCCGCCACCCGCGACGGCGTCGAGATCGTCGACAGCGGCGTCTGGACCTGGGACCACATCGACCACTTCCACTACTACCGCGCCGAGCCCCGCCTCCTCGGCACGGTCAGCGGCAGCGGCAGCGGCAGCGCGACGGTCGCCACCACGAATCTCTCCACCAGCGGCGGCACCGGCCTGTTCTTCCCCGAGTCGGGCGACGCTGTCCTGCTCGACACCGCCGCACTCTCGCGCGGCGAGGTCGAGGAGCGGTTCCGGATGCGTACCCCGCCCCACGCAGGGCTGGTCGTTCCCGTCGGCTCCTACGCCCTCGTGACCGAACCGAGCCCGGCCTCCCTGCCCGCCGCGGCCACCTCATCCGCATCCGCCGCTCGGGCTGTTCCCGCGTCTTCCGTCACGGCCTACACCGCCGACGGCGAGCCGACCGGTGTCACCGAGGCCTGCACCGATGCCGCCGGCACCATCACGACCCGGGTCGGCGCCGTGATCGGCTGCACCGACGGCGCCCTCCTCGCCACCGTCACCGACGACGAGCTCGTCCTGGAGCGCATCCCCTACCCGGCCGGGAGCACGGCCCCGGCGGCCACCTCGTTCGACAACCGCGAGGGCCGCCCGACCGTGGCGGGGCTCGCGGGCTCCGACGGCATCTGGATGCTGGACACCCGCCGACGTTCGTGGTCGCTCCTGCCCGTGCCCACCCCTCTCGCGGCGGTCACCGCGGTGGACGACGACGAACAGCACGTACTGGCGCTCGCCACCGATGGCCGGATGCTCGTGATCGACGGCGCCGACGGATCGCTCCTCGCGCAGACCGACCCGCTCGTCGCCGACTCGCTCGCCGCCGGCGAGACCCCGCGTCTCGTGGCCGACCAGCAGCGGGCGTACCTCAGCGGACCGAGGGAGCTGATGCTCTGGGAGATCGACTTCGCCGACGACGCCCGCATCGCCCGCAGTTTCCCGACCTCCACCGAGCCGGCCTTCGCGGCCGAGACAGGACGCTGA
- a CDS encoding mannitol dehydrogenase family protein, with protein MTALPGTIAAPDRGRLPVAQPLYSRDDVTAGIVHFGFGAFHRAHQAAYLDTLMNDGLALDWGIVGVNVLAHDERMHEVMTTQRCRYTQVLKHADGRLEARTIGSVVEHLHAPADPVAVLERLADPGIRIVSLTITEGGYETDPATGEFAPVSEGVLADLAAVGGGAPGTEVGADPIVPRSVFGFIVAGLRMRRSRGIPPFTVLSCDNVQGNGSIARAALLAFAKTVDPELAEWMAAEVAFPSTMVDRITPITTDGDRELVREVFGVDDAWPVMAEPFAQWVIEDDFPLGRPPLERAGAQFVDDVAPYETMKLRLLNASHQALAHPSSLLGHELVDEAMADPDVVALLRAWFGEALAVLPEVPGIDLAVYCDTLIERYSNPWVRDTVERLAMDAENRLSAFVLPVVRDRLALGLPVDVAALVLAAHFERAAGSDDERREGGGGRSGGARRADGGPAAGAEAVRATHFLGDLAADPRVGGLVAAYGAAIRAYGVRAVVRDVSSGRRLSRSE; from the coding sequence ATGACCGCCCTCCCCGGCACCATCGCGGCACCCGATCGCGGCAGGCTCCCCGTCGCCCAACCGCTGTACTCGCGCGACGACGTCACGGCCGGCATCGTGCACTTCGGCTTCGGCGCGTTCCACCGCGCCCACCAGGCCGCCTACCTCGACACGCTCATGAACGACGGGCTGGCGCTCGACTGGGGGATCGTCGGCGTGAACGTTCTCGCCCACGACGAGCGGATGCACGAGGTGATGACCACGCAACGGTGCCGCTACACGCAGGTGCTGAAGCACGCCGACGGCCGACTCGAGGCGCGCACGATCGGCTCGGTGGTGGAGCACCTTCACGCGCCCGCCGACCCGGTTGCCGTGCTGGAGCGGCTGGCCGACCCGGGCATCCGGATCGTGTCGCTCACGATCACGGAGGGCGGGTACGAGACCGACCCGGCGACGGGGGAGTTCGCGCCCGTGTCGGAAGGCGTGCTCGCCGACCTCGCGGCGGTCGGCGGCGGTGCACCCGGTACCGAGGTGGGCGCCGACCCCATCGTCCCGCGCTCGGTGTTCGGTTTCATCGTGGCCGGCCTCCGGATGCGGCGGTCGCGCGGCATCCCGCCGTTCACCGTGCTCTCCTGCGACAACGTGCAGGGCAACGGCAGCATCGCGCGCGCCGCGCTGCTGGCCTTCGCGAAGACCGTCGACCCCGAGCTGGCGGAGTGGATGGCCGCGGAGGTCGCGTTCCCGAGCACCATGGTCGATCGCATCACCCCCATCACCACCGACGGCGACCGTGAGCTCGTGCGCGAGGTCTTCGGCGTCGACGACGCCTGGCCGGTGATGGCCGAGCCGTTCGCGCAGTGGGTGATCGAAGACGACTTCCCGCTCGGCCGCCCCCCGCTCGAACGCGCCGGTGCCCAGTTCGTCGACGACGTGGCGCCCTACGAGACGATGAAGCTGCGATTGCTGAACGCCTCGCACCAGGCGCTCGCGCATCCGTCGTCGTTGCTCGGGCACGAGCTGGTCGACGAGGCGATGGCCGACCCTGACGTGGTCGCACTGCTACGGGCCTGGTTCGGGGAGGCGCTCGCCGTGCTGCCCGAGGTGCCCGGCATCGACCTCGCGGTCTACTGCGACACGCTCATCGAGCGCTACTCGAACCCGTGGGTGCGCGACACCGTCGAACGGCTGGCGATGGATGCGGAGAACCGCCTCTCGGCGTTCGTTCTGCCGGTCGTGCGCGACCGGTTGGCGCTCGGACTCCCGGTCGACGTGGCAGCGCTCGTGCTCGCCGCTCACTTCGAGCGGGCTGCCGGGTCGGACGATGAGCGCCGCGAGGGCGGTGGGGGCCGGTCAGGCGGGGCGCGCCGGGCAGACGGCGGGCCGGCGGCGGGCGCAGAGGCGGTGCGCGCGACGCACTTCCTCGGCGACCTCGCAGCCGACCCGCGTGTCGGCGGCCTCGTCGCCGCCTACGGCGCGGCGATCAGGGCCTACGGCGTGAGAGCTGTCGTGCGAGACGTCAGCTCCGGGCGACGGCTATCTCGTTCGGAGTGA
- a CDS encoding alpha/beta hydrolase, which translates to MADHEAAPRSPDADPKAAGLDPVLAQLLPQLNAAAPPVGDGTDAAELRRGFGELIALLQGPDAPAPFDGEVTDGEVAGSEGHVRVPVRTWVPRGAGADVGTVVFVHGGGWVLGDLDSAAPTARFLAERMRVRVVAVDYRLAPEHPFPAAYDDALAVLRAERERSDGWLAVAGDSAGGNLAAALALAARELGLRLDAQLLFYPGLDPAMSSESHQRYGDGYLLTRQAMRYYWESYAGTADPGDPRFAPQAARSLAGVAPAVVTTAGIDPLRDEGDAYAARLVAEGVETVVLPQPTLIHGWIDQTVRVPAARRALERAVDALQLLREGSAA; encoded by the coding sequence ATGGCAGACCACGAGGCCGCACCGCGGTCGCCCGACGCCGACCCGAAGGCTGCAGGGCTCGACCCCGTGCTCGCGCAACTGCTGCCCCAGCTGAACGCCGCGGCGCCGCCCGTGGGCGACGGCACCGACGCAGCCGAGTTGCGCCGCGGCTTCGGCGAGCTGATCGCCCTGCTGCAGGGGCCGGATGCGCCGGCTCCGTTCGACGGCGAGGTCACCGACGGAGAGGTGGCGGGGTCGGAGGGGCACGTGCGTGTTCCTGTCCGCACCTGGGTGCCGCGCGGGGCCGGTGCCGACGTGGGCACCGTCGTCTTCGTGCACGGGGGCGGCTGGGTGCTCGGCGACCTCGACTCTGCGGCGCCCACGGCCCGCTTCCTGGCCGAACGGATGCGCGTGAGAGTCGTGGCGGTCGACTACCGTCTGGCGCCCGAGCATCCGTTCCCCGCCGCGTACGACGACGCGCTCGCCGTGCTGCGGGCGGAGCGGGAGCGCAGCGACGGCTGGCTCGCGGTGGCGGGCGACAGCGCCGGGGGCAACCTCGCCGCGGCGCTCGCGCTCGCGGCGCGCGAACTCGGCCTGCGCCTCGACGCGCAGCTGCTGTTCTACCCTGGGCTCGACCCCGCCATGTCGTCGGAATCGCACCAGCGCTATGGCGACGGCTATCTGCTCACGCGCCAGGCGATGCGGTACTACTGGGAGAGCTACGCGGGCACCGCCGACCCGGGTGACCCGCGCTTCGCGCCGCAGGCCGCCCGGTCGCTCGCCGGGGTCGCGCCGGCCGTGGTCACCACCGCGGGCATCGACCCGCTCCGCGACGAGGGCGACGCTTACGCCGCACGCCTGGTCGCGGAGGGTGTCGAGACGGTGGTGCTGCCGCAGCCGACGCTCATCCACGGCTGGATCGACCAGACCGTGCGCGTGCCCGCGGCGCGGCGCGCCCTCGAGCGCGCCGTCGACGCGCTGCAGCTCCTGCGCGAGGGGAGCGCTGCATGA
- the aztD gene encoding zinc metallochaperone AztD has translation MRTSLARRAGLAALTTGTALALAACSAPATGGGTATGSGERPTASASGARVAVSYEGGILVLDGTTLDTIADLDSEEFTRLNPAGDGRHVMVTMSEGFQVLDTAAGTDGDPELTGLVFEADTPGHVVRHAGKTILYADGTSDTTVFDTAELADADALPEVETVEGVEAHHGVSVVLEDGTFITTVGSAEGRTGIVVRDASGTEIATSDQCPGVHGEGTASDEAVVFGCENGALVYRDGAILKLDAPDQPYGRMGNAYVSESSPVVVGDYKSDPDAEGYLLHAVTLIDTAAGTLDVVDLPEGVEYTFRDVARGPGDLAYVLATDGAIHVLDPETGEIERELPVIDAWTGPKEWQDAHPALVVAGDIAYVTEPATNSIHAVDLTTGEILATGELEVTPNEIAVARS, from the coding sequence ATGAGAACATCCCTGGCACGTCGGGCCGGCCTCGCCGCCCTGACCACCGGAACGGCGCTCGCGCTCGCGGCCTGCTCCGCCCCCGCCACCGGCGGAGGCACGGCGACCGGCTCCGGAGAGCGGCCCACCGCATCCGCCTCCGGAGCGCGGGTCGCCGTCTCCTACGAGGGCGGCATCCTCGTGCTCGACGGCACGACGCTCGACACCATCGCCGACCTCGACTCCGAGGAGTTCACCCGCCTGAACCCGGCGGGGGACGGGCGGCACGTCATGGTGACGATGAGCGAGGGCTTCCAGGTGCTCGACACCGCCGCGGGCACCGACGGCGACCCGGAGCTCACCGGTCTCGTCTTCGAGGCCGACACCCCGGGTCACGTGGTGCGGCACGCCGGCAAGACGATCCTCTACGCCGACGGCACCAGCGACACCACGGTGTTCGACACCGCCGAGCTGGCCGACGCGGATGCCCTCCCCGAGGTCGAGACCGTCGAGGGCGTCGAGGCGCACCACGGCGTCTCCGTCGTGCTCGAAGACGGCACCTTCATCACCACGGTAGGCAGCGCCGAGGGCCGCACCGGCATCGTGGTGCGCGACGCCTCGGGAACCGAGATCGCCACGAGCGACCAGTGCCCCGGTGTGCACGGGGAAGGCACCGCTTCCGACGAGGCCGTGGTGTTCGGTTGCGAGAACGGCGCCCTCGTCTACCGCGACGGCGCCATCCTGAAGCTCGACGCCCCCGACCAGCCCTACGGCCGCATGGGCAATGCCTACGTGAGCGAGAGCAGCCCCGTCGTGGTGGGTGACTACAAGAGCGACCCCGACGCCGAGGGCTACTTGCTGCATGCCGTCACCCTCATCGACACCGCCGCGGGCACCCTCGACGTCGTCGACCTGCCCGAGGGAGTGGAGTACACCTTCCGTGACGTGGCACGCGGCCCGGGCGATCTCGCCTACGTGCTCGCCACCGACGGCGCAATCCACGTGCTCGACCCCGAGACCGGCGAGATCGAGCGGGAGCTCCCGGTGATCGACGCATGGACCGGGCCGAAGGAATGGCAGGATGCGCATCCCGCCCTCGTCGTGGCCGGCGACATCGCCTACGTCACCGAGCCGGCGACGAACAGCATCCACGCCGTCGACCTCACGACCGGTGAGATCCTCGCCACCGGCGAACTCGAGGTCACTCCGAACGAGATAGCCGTCGCCCGGAGCTGA
- the aztB gene encoding zinc ABC transporter permease AztB, whose translation MPPLSAALEPFALDFLQRALVGGSLVAVLCGVVGTWVVIRGMAFLGEALAHGMLPGVAAATLLGLPVLVGGAVSAVAMSLGIGALQRRGRLSYDTSIGLLFVSMLALGVIVISHSGSFATDATSILFGDILAIDHADLLMLAIAAAVGVAAAGLFHRPLVALALDPRIAAVLGLAPRLAQAVLVGLVSLAVVASYQAVGSLLVVGLLLAPAVAAGHWTNRIAARMLLAAALGTVAVFTGLLVSWHAATAAGASVALSAIVIAALSWAVRSRVPRT comes from the coding sequence ATGCCCCCTCTCTCCGCCGCCCTCGAGCCGTTCGCCCTGGACTTCCTCCAGCGCGCCCTGGTGGGCGGCAGCCTCGTCGCCGTGCTGTGCGGGGTGGTGGGAACCTGGGTGGTCATCCGCGGCATGGCGTTCCTCGGCGAGGCCCTCGCCCACGGCATGCTCCCCGGCGTCGCCGCGGCCACGCTCCTCGGGCTGCCGGTCCTCGTGGGCGGCGCGGTGAGCGCCGTGGCGATGAGCCTCGGCATCGGCGCTCTCCAGCGACGCGGCCGGCTGAGCTACGACACCAGCATCGGTCTGCTCTTCGTGTCGATGCTGGCGCTCGGCGTGATCGTCATCTCGCACTCCGGCAGCTTCGCCACCGATGCCACCTCCATCCTGTTCGGCGATATCCTCGCCATCGACCACGCCGACCTGCTCATGCTGGCCATCGCTGCAGCCGTCGGGGTCGCCGCCGCCGGGCTCTTCCACCGCCCCCTGGTGGCTCTCGCCCTCGATCCGCGCATCGCCGCCGTGCTCGGCCTCGCTCCCCGGCTCGCGCAGGCGGTGCTCGTCGGGCTCGTCAGCCTCGCCGTCGTCGCCTCCTATCAGGCGGTCGGCTCCCTTCTGGTCGTCGGCCTGCTGCTCGCTCCTGCTGTCGCCGCCGGGCACTGGACGAACCGCATCGCCGCACGGATGCTGCTGGCCGCAGCCCTCGGCACGGTCGCCGTCTTCACGGGCCTGCTGGTCTCCTGGCACGCCGCTACGGCGGCGGGAGCGTCGGTGGCTCTGTCGGCCATCGTCATCGCCGCACTGTCGTGGGCGGTGCGCTCACGCGTGCCTCGCACCTGA
- the aztC gene encoding zinc ABC transporter substrate-binding protein AztC — MRRSRHRSTRGAVVAAAGLTAVLLAGCTAASGHASGLTGSPGASSGGRPSVVVTTNILGDVVTELAGEQLAVTTLMKSDADPHSFEISAQEAAMLGSAALVVSNGLGLEEGLQQHLDRAEAGGVPVFRAGDAIDVLDYRARDTAGLPDPHFWTDPARMLDVVDALEPMLAAVDGVDAEAILAQSDDYRGALRALDAEMTAAFGTLPAERRALVTNHHVFGYLADRYDFELVGAVIPGGTTLAAPSASDLAELVEAIESTGVRTIFAESSSPDRLMQALAAEADLEVDVVELYTESLTSAEGGAPDYLTMMRVNTERIATGLSA, encoded by the coding sequence ATGCGCCGATCCCGACACCGCTCGACCCGCGGAGCCGTCGTGGCCGCCGCCGGCCTGACCGCAGTCCTGCTCGCCGGATGCACGGCGGCGTCCGGCCACGCCTCGGGCCTCACCGGCTCCCCTGGCGCTTCGTCGGGCGGCCGCCCCTCCGTCGTGGTGACGACCAACATCCTCGGCGACGTGGTGACCGAGCTCGCCGGCGAGCAGCTCGCCGTGACAACACTCATGAAGTCCGACGCCGACCCGCACTCCTTCGAGATCTCGGCGCAGGAGGCCGCGATGCTCGGCTCGGCCGCGCTCGTGGTGTCGAACGGACTCGGGCTCGAGGAGGGGTTGCAGCAGCACCTTGACCGGGCGGAGGCCGGTGGTGTTCCCGTGTTCCGCGCCGGCGACGCCATCGACGTGCTCGACTATCGCGCGCGCGACACGGCGGGCCTGCCCGACCCGCACTTCTGGACAGACCCCGCGCGCATGCTCGACGTCGTCGACGCCCTCGAGCCGATGCTGGCCGCCGTCGACGGTGTCGACGCCGAGGCGATCCTCGCGCAGAGCGACGACTACCGCGGCGCCCTGCGCGCACTCGACGCCGAGATGACCGCCGCCTTCGGCACCCTGCCTGCCGAGCGCCGCGCACTCGTCACCAACCACCACGTCTTCGGCTACCTCGCCGACCGCTACGACTTCGAGCTCGTCGGAGCGGTCATCCCCGGGGGCACCACGCTCGCCGCTCCCTCCGCCTCCGATCTCGCCGAGCTGGTCGAGGCGATCGAGTCCACAGGGGTGCGCACGATCTTCGCGGAGTCGTCGTCGCCCGACCGGCTGATGCAGGCCCTCGCCGCCGAGGCCGATCTCGAGGTCGACGTCGTCGAGCTCTACACCGAGTCGCTCACCTCCGCCGAGGGCGGAGCACCCGACTACCTGACCATGATGCGCGTCAACACCGAGCGCATCGCCACCGGGCTCTCGGCCTGA
- a CDS encoding ABC transporter permease produces MTRTAPNTPTTAPAGATTDAHPAPRSTRRIATVLLRQEASLLAVVAVIVIAATVANPAFISVDNLTEILRSSVIYFVMGCGAALLIIGGGLDFSVGAVFTLAALTGTSLMKLGVWVPVAILAALVVAALVGVLNHLIITYWHVPPIIATLGTFFMALGINALITGGLDVLPLPTDFVRLGQGYFIGIPNVIWIAVLVGVAAWFVLEHTRFGVNVRALGGNRQAAIGNGLRVKRLDLALYVIAAVTGGIAGLLYSARVGAGQVEAGGSATTLVVVTAVLIGGVSLLGGLGNITGVAVGAVLLSLIDNALIVASIPPQYNNIVVGAILVCAVAVDYLRRQQLYKRR; encoded by the coding sequence ATGACGCGCACCGCGCCGAACACCCCGACGACCGCACCGGCGGGTGCGACGACGGATGCGCATCCGGCACCGCGGTCGACCCGCCGCATCGCGACGGTGCTGCTCCGGCAGGAGGCGTCGCTGCTCGCCGTGGTCGCGGTGATCGTCATCGCGGCGACCGTGGCGAACCCCGCGTTCATCTCGGTCGACAACCTCACCGAGATCCTCCGCAGCTCGGTGATCTACTTCGTGATGGGCTGCGGCGCAGCCCTCCTCATCATCGGCGGCGGGCTCGACTTCTCGGTCGGAGCCGTCTTCACCCTCGCCGCGCTCACAGGCACCTCGCTCATGAAGCTCGGGGTGTGGGTGCCCGTCGCCATCCTCGCCGCGCTCGTCGTGGCGGCGCTGGTGGGCGTGCTCAACCACCTCATCATCACCTACTGGCACGTGCCGCCCATCATCGCGACGCTCGGCACCTTCTTCATGGCGCTCGGCATCAACGCGCTCATCACCGGTGGGCTCGACGTGCTGCCGCTGCCGACCGACTTCGTGCGGCTGGGTCAGGGGTACTTCATCGGCATCCCGAACGTCATCTGGATCGCGGTGCTGGTCGGCGTAGCCGCCTGGTTCGTGCTCGAGCACACCCGGTTCGGCGTGAACGTGCGGGCGCTCGGTGGCAACCGGCAGGCCGCCATCGGGAACGGCCTGCGGGTGAAGCGGCTCGACCTGGCGCTCTACGTGATCGCCGCGGTCACCGGCGGTATCGCGGGGCTGCTGTACTCGGCACGCGTGGGCGCCGGGCAGGTGGAGGCGGGCGGATCGGCGACGACCCTCGTCGTCGTCACCGCCGTGCTCATCGGCGGAGTGAGCCTCCTCGGCGGGCTCGGCAACATCACCGGCGTCGCCGTCGGCGCGGTGCTGCTCTCGCTCATCGACAACGCGCTCATCGTCGCGTCGATCCCGCCGCAGTACAACAACATCGTGGTCGGCGCCATCCTCGTCTGCGCGGTCGCCGTCGACTACCTCCGGCGTCAGCAGCTGTACAAGCGGCGCTGA